The sequence GAGCCTAGAATATCTGCAACCAGCTTTGGAGACATCAGCTGGCGATAAAACATCATTTTTACTCGGTGACGCTGGTTCTTATGCCTTGGctactataattaaaaaagagaCAGGagatgatttatttaaagaatatcttaaaaaattcaaatccCTCTTTAACTTGTATTTGAGtaaaaattttttgaaatgtgGCGGTGATGAATTTTTTGTTGGTAGAGCTGGATATTTAGCAGGTGCTCTATGGATTAGTCGAGAATTGAAAATTCCTGTGTTTACAAATAATGAGCTTTACAAAATCTGTAATGTTATGGTAGCTTCAGGCAAGGAGTATTCTAAAAATCATGAAAGCCCATGTCCTTTGAtgtatcattattataatacacaaTATTTAGGAGCAGCTCATGGCATTAGTTTTATCCTACAAATGTTGTTGACTGTTCCTGGTTACTTAGAACATGATAAATCTGCTGCTCAAGATATTAAAGCTTCAATAGactttatattatcattacaaACAACAGAAGGTAACTGGCCATGTTGTATGGAAGAAATTGGAATGGCGGAACATAAACTCATACATTGGTGTCATGGAGCACCAGGCACAGTGTATCTCATGGCGAAAGCGTATTTAGTGTACAAGGATCAAAAGTATCTAAATGCTTGCAAGAGAGCAGCAGATGTTGTTTGGCAAAAAGGACTACTTCGCAAAGGCCCTGGAATATGTCATGGTGTTGCTGGAAATGGAATggtgtttttgttattataccGACTAACTGGTGATGACAAATATCTATATAGGGCTACTTCTTTTgctagttttataaatacagaAGAATTTTTGAGAGATGCAAGATTGCCAGATAATCCTGAAAGCTTATATGAAGGCATTGCTGGTACAGTGTGTTATTTATCTGATCTTTTGGTTCCAGATAAAGCTGAATTTCCTTTTCAAGATGTCTTTTCCACTTATAtgttctaatttatttaaaatgctaTTTCCAAATAGAATTACCCTTAATTTGAATCTGCATTATAGTATGCATATATAATGTCTGCTGACAGTAATACATGTAATTTTCTTGTCAGTAAGtcttataattttgaaataaaattttctagtCAATtggttattttaatactaaacaGACATGCATTTTATGGCCAACATAAGTTATTGGAAATCTTTAACTGACCTATCagttattataagtattttcaAGTTTAAAAATGTAGGAAATGTTATTCTTCTTCATTGTTTTGAATTGCAGCATTTTCATCAGGCTCAGAAAatgtttatagaaaataacatGCGGGTAGCTGTTTCtcatataaatgatatttctGCACATAATTGGTTGTATCAGTATTCAAGGTTAGGTGTGGTTGTTGACACAAGCTGTAACCTTTGGGAAACAAGTTTCAGTGCTTTCCATGAGCCATTCCAAAGCCCTCTCTCATGGATTTTGAAATCCGAtgatatttcaaaaacaaaagacatttTATCTCAATATCCTATTGAGTTTACTTCCGATGTTAATGTATTATGCAACAGAAGTGGTTCTTACAAAATTTATGACTTATACAATAAAAGATACAACCTCAAGGACAATTTTATTCTCAGTGAAATCGGATATTGGGAtggaaacttatttttattgaccaAACGCAACAAACAGTTGACAGGAGTTAGGCTGCAAATAACTGTTGTATATCCGGACCCTATACGCAATGTAACGTTTAATCATTTTCTAAATCTACACAAGAGATCCCAAATCGACTCGCTACATAAGCTAAAGTTTTTTACGCTCATCATGTATTTACGAGATATGTACAATTTTAcgtaagtttatatttaaaaaatattgaatactttttttaaacgacGGAGCtctcctgatgttaagtgataccgctaaACGTGGACAATAGGAGAACGCTCGCGAGTGCGTGACTTTTAAGATTTGgtgcgctcttttcttgaaggaccctaagtcgaaatcgTATGGAAATACTTCAACGGGCTACACATAGTGGTACCTATGcctctttaatgttaaattactcAACTCACTATGTTACACTATTCTTAGGTATAATCTCCAACGCACAGCGTCTTGGGGATACTTGCGCAATGGTAGCTTCGATGGGTTAGTAGGTGCTTTACAGAGGAAGGAGTCTGATATTGGAGGCACTTCTGTTTTCTTTAGAAAGGATAGATGTGAAGTTATTGACTATGTTGCTGAAACTTGGGGAAGCAGGTAATATCCTTtgtaaattaacagtaaatactaaaactataatttaccCCGTATTCATTTTCAGAATTTGCTTCATTTTCCGCCACCCTAAGCATCCAGGTGGTAGTTTTGCGATTTACGCACGACCTCTTGTTAACGCGGTTTGGTATAGCACGGTTGGACTATTGCTATTTATCGGGGCTTTTCTCTATAGTCTCCTTAAactaaacacatttttaaggCTAGGAGGTTCGGAGGATACTACACCATCGCTCACggctttatttgtttttagtgCTTTAGGACAGCAAGGTAGGATAATTTGCAATATAAATACCTACTGTaagttacaaattaaaatattatgtcatGTACAGTCGattctcgataatttgaaaatgttttcCGGTCCTTGAAAAATActcgataaattgaataaaatcaatgttaATTGGTCTCCGcggtaatttgaagttgaagGCATAGTAACTTGCTCACCAATATGCGAGAATTGGAAGTCCGGGCTTCCCTATAAgtgatataatttaaaatgtttatcatGTACAGAGTTGTCAATTGTTTTTCTAAATTCTGGACGATGATGAAGTCAATCTAAAAAGATTACCGACTTgttttcgaaaaaaaaaatgtgaatgattgtttttaattgttaataaataataacaaatcagAATATGATCAAACTCTTATAATTCGAGTCCCCCTCACCCTCGTTGTTATTTAAACGCATGTTATTTTGAACTCTTGATAATGAGAAATTTATGGTTCGAATTATCGAGAGTCTACTGTATATGAAACAGAACTGCATGCGTCAAAGGACGTGAGAAGTTGTAGCATTGAGTTACATATCTGCGGCTTATTATTACGTATTATAAGAAGAAAGGAAGAATTACCGATAGACCTTCGAGCTATACTACATTACCCCACCAAACGACATgcttattatgtattacaataaaatggcagtggcgctacaccgttttaggtctgagcctcagatttctttttCTGTTTCGTAATCATTTGCATTTGTCTAATCTTCAAGTAGGCTTTCTGACGCCGTAGACTTTTGCCTATCATTAGACCAATATTATTAGCTCAACgctttcattttttattaactgcCGGAACGCACTCAGGTTTGAAAATGGCACTAAGCTTTGCtctgttataatatatttttatatattgaacTATTTCAGGAATGTCAATACATAGAGGATCAACAGCGGTGAAGATTACGATTTTTATAACCTTTATGTTCACGTTGACATTGTATCAGTACTACAATGCAATGCTTGTGTCAACTTTATTGCGTGAACCTCCTAAAACAATTCGTACTTTAACGGAACTATTAAACAGCAACCTGAAGATAGGTGTGGAAGATGTGGTCTACAATAGAGATTATCTCAAGGTTAATAGAAATCTAggaattttaactttattcaGACTCATTCTCTGGGCTTTTCCTTTTCTTCTACATTATTATCTTTAGATAtatgtatctatatataattctactgtacgtgtgtatgtcaatGAACTTCttttaaacggctggaccgatttggatgaatatttttgtatgttctagtggagtcgagaatgatttacaatattagatatttttgtatatgtaacACGTATGTACAAGACAACGTCTGTTGTATCCGctagtatgtatatattaatcttCTCTGCGTGTGTTTGAAATTAAACTCGTAAATGGCTTTaccgattttgataaaaaaatttgtgtgTTACACACTACACACACTTGGTATTCGAGTATATTTTAGATGTTGTTCTTAAGACTTGTGTATGTGACAACGTCGGTCGGGTCAGctatatataattagtaatGTACAACagttagttaatattaatgtcttttcatacattttccaAATGGCGACAAAAATctaaagtttattatacaattttaccacaaatttaattactcTTATTTTAGCGCACAACCGATCCCGTAGCAAAAGCTCTGTATCGTGAGAAAGTAGTGACGGCAagagaaaacaatttttatccACCCATAAAAGGCATGGAACTAGTTAAGTCTGGAGGCTTTGCTTTCCACGTCGATACGATTATTGCGTACCCCATAATGCGGTGGTCGTTTACGGAATCCGAGATTTGTGAGGTCCAAGAAGTTTATATGATACCTCCGCAAAAGATGGGGGCTATACTTCAAAAGCGATCACCTTATAAGGAACACGTTAGACTTGGGTAATTAACCATGTTAGTTATACTGTTCAAAAAGAatcaagttattaaaaaatgtaaaaatggaCTAAAATGATGCGGGGACTGCGGCAGTTACCTTTATGGCTAGTTTTGTATTATATcaactgtaatattttttgaagttatacttctttaggcgcgttatgaaaaattgatgagagtgaaattttccgatgcgcgcgcatcgtgacacaaaattaacagaatgaagttagtggcgcatgttggcacgcacgccgcctgtgttcactgtgtatttatatttatccacattatttgagtttctacatttaaaacacgtgttttcattttgttttcattcatacaagtgcgaattttatatgtgcgtcttaattataatcagaagtgatttaaattgaatatttaaatcaatactaattaatattagaaaataataatatttatttatttaatatgtaaactgaactttattgactataattcaaattcaaaaatcatttattcacgtaggtaacacaatgtacacttgtgattcgtcattaaagagataaatattaatgcttctaattttacatttactgccagttctcaaatcaagggcgtagaacggaagagaagaactggcaataaactctccgccactctttttaatcgccatgtttttttttttttacacaacgtttgtaaggagctgcaaccattacaccatgttccacatgacattttaagtaattaataataataacataaataaaaacaaagacttgtcccctatcagcaggaggcatggtgaaataggagcacgcacttacattctcgtgggaacaacacgcaaacacatagtcgaaataattaacatcaccgcatacacgaattcaagtacgaccagtcaccataAGTAGCACCCGtacacgagtatgacgcatggccagccatcggccccctcgccatattttagggagagagacaacccgacgcatggacgccgccacaagcaatgacatttaagcgagcatgacgatccttgaaatgtggacttggctacataagaaaataataataatactgaaataattggataccacatggatcacggtttgttcccactttacattaaaacagtcgtggatgttgacgatcgccccagagtctggaaatgcagccgagagattcagtcatgttacctataatatatactggagcaactcatatccaagcactaggatcgtttaaatattcatttatattataataagccttagcaagtagttttactttaatgtacgatttaaatttatttattgacaacgcttgtatctcactagggattttgttgaaaaaacgtatacaattgccttggaaagaattactcgttttatgcagccttctggttggtgcgctaattttgtctttattacgagtactataattatggaagctactattctttttaaagatatctatatttttccgcacatataaaatattctcataaatgtattgacttgccagagtcaaaatatgtaattccttaaatttgcttcggaccgactcccgtggggacaacccacagatcgctcttatagcccgcttttgcactacaaatatcgatttaatgtcagctgcattaccccacaaaataacaccatatgacataatactatgaaaatagctgaaataaaCAAGCTTTGCTGTGTTCTCATCCGTAAGATCGCGTATCTTTTTTACTGCGAACGCTGCGGAActtagcctattcgaaagacctTCTATGTGTCGGCCGcactggagtttactatctaaagtCATTCCCAAGAACACCGCATTATCAACAAAGTCTATTTCctcgtctttaattattatttgagaatgactactttttacatttgtagttacaaatttaacacattttgtcttcttttcgtttaacttaagattatttgtattaaaccagTGAACTACACTGGAGATGGCACTGTTTACGTTATCAAGTGATGGATTTTgtcgtttcactttaaataaaagcgaagtgtcatcagcaaacagtaCTATCTCGTGAAGCTCCTTTACAAGAAAGACTCTTTtctaatgactccttttccagtcttttattatttaattgtaattatttgcatgcaatcaaacactatttttaataatgccaaagaagtataacttcttacgcgcgtacataagtacacgcaccctttttttaatataccagtagcgctacaacctttataGGTCTAGctttcagatttctgtatctgttcatTTGTCTATCTAATCGGTAAGTGGGTTATCAGCcagaatttattttgatttgcGCATTAAACACTCGCTTGTACGGTGAAAGAACACCGTAAGGAAACattccttagacccaaaaagtcgacggcgtttgTCAGGCAAAGAAGGCTGAATCACGAAATACATACTTGAGGTCAGGGTTTGTGAGGCCACCATTTTTTTCAAAGGCATTTCTTACCCGTTTCAGAATAAGGAAAATGATGGAAACTGGAGTAATGAGCAGATTGAAGGCTATATGGGACGAAGCGAAGCCTCCCTGTGTACGTACACCTGGCACACGCGCTTTTTCAGTCAACATACAAGAGTTCTCTACTGCGCTTATTCTGCTTGGTATTGGGAATATTCTTGCTCTTACTGTATTGGTTATTGAGAATATTGTGTTTATAGTTAgcaaaaatagtaaataataactaataaatttcTTGCAGAAATGGCTTACCTTGTATACActagaatttttgaaaattgaagttatcttaaaattaatagatacATGTCTAAAGCTACCAAATTCCAACATTCCAAAATCTTGCAATAAGTTATCATTTATCTCTCGGTTTTAAgatcacatttttttagttggtaaaaattatattagttagCAATAGTTATTAAGTAAGAGGAACAGAAAGTACTAAACTATTGCCCAAGGTAGAAGCAAGCGGTACATGGCAGTGTCGCACAGGGCAGACAGAATTGGGGGaatctggaggaggcctttgccaaaaaagggcacacagatacctaaaaaggagatagaaatataaatgtgtttaagtgtaaattatCTGAAATAAgaatcttttattattattaagtaataaagcATGTTGTTTGCCTGTTAAAAGATGTACAATcaggttttattgttatttttgtgttcCTAGGTGTAATGCTCGTTggtaaacctttttaaataaataaagttgttgCTTATATATCTCCGTGAATCGTTATACGTAAagttaatcaaatattttcaacGTATGCATGAACTCAAGTTAATATGCATATATGTATTGCCTTTTTTTAGCTAAATATTCAAATAGAATTTAGAGAAATTATACCTATTTTAAAGCACCTTTAGATTAATCTTTTATTAAACACCGGTTCGGAAAGTGAGTTCTAGAAAAGCTGGTAAGGAAtagagtaaaaaaaatagcgCAGTTGgtcttataaattaaaatagttttatcagtatgttttgtaattaatttaaaaaatggcgCAGTTGgtcttataaattaaaagagtTTCATCAGTATGTTATGTAATTAGTTAGAAAAATAGCACAGTTGGtcctataaagtaattttttcatcagtatgttttgttattaatttgaaaaaacatCGCAGTTGGTTTTAGAAACTAGTCcacttgtaattaatttaaacaagtgCCGTAAGCATTTAATTGGTGATTAATAGTTTAAAGGGGTATAAAGAAATACAACGATCCAtcttaaaatctttaattaacataatgcaatttatacaaattaagaattattattgtaacatGTTGCAATTAGACAATGCTAATATTTCATTGAGGTACACGCAAACTTTTCGCTTCTCTTTAAGTTCACTGATTTCAATTACGTCATACATTGACACTGTTATGGGGACGATTCCTTagacgaattaaaaaaaaaagaagcaaaTCCGCCAATCATATTATGCTTATGACTTAAATTCTGTTCAGAAATTTCCAATTTGTGGATAATTTCGGCTTAGAATTGTCAGAAGAACTGGTTCATACTTTCGAAACGTGGCTGGAccgatataaaaataaatacaacaaaatGTTCACAATGAACCCACAATTCcaattttatctattaaaaacgGCAAAGTTAAGAGGAAATCCCCGTTTAGATAAAAAACCGTATGACAAATGGTGGGTAGTTGCAAAAAAGTAGCGCTCTTCACCGCTCCTCCAGAACGATGGTTTCTTGTGGATAAAGATTGAGTGCCTTCAGTGTACTGCTTTGAGATTCCGCGGTCAGCTGAATAATAAATtgagtattaattaattacatttacattataatacgCTCCGTTTTGAATAGCGATTAAATCGCGTAGCTGCATACAATAAGCGATTGTCATTAAGTGTATTGGCGTGACAGGGGTTTCAAAAACGAACACAGACACAACGCTCTTTTATAACAACTCTTAGCTACTCTCAAATACATACGCACACACACACCCACATACTCAACATTCTCGTAtacttagggtcgattcgaccaaacttcaatt is a genomic window of Pieris napi chromosome 2, ilPieNapi1.2, whole genome shotgun sequence containing:
- the LOC125061604 gene encoding lanC-like protein 3 homolog, whose product is MYKLLKNRFTARLFRTFVSATSFGLKMVRHFPNPYEDYQPGLELVNKDEVIKNIEENVGVITKRMQPSPRTVDGGLYVGTTGVSYMFYYLSRNPLLSDKKVYFLEKSLEYLQPALETSAGDKTSFLLGDAGSYALATIIKKETGDDLFKEYLKKFKSLFNLYLSKNFLKCGGDEFFVGRAGYLAGALWISRELKIPVFTNNELYKICNVMVASGKEYSKNHESPCPLMYHYYNTQYLGAAHGISFILQMLLTVPGYLEHDKSAAQDIKASIDFILSLQTTEGNWPCCMEEIGMAEHKLIHWCHGAPGTVYLMAKAYLVYKDQKYLNACKRAADVVWQKGLLRKGPGICHGVAGNGMVFLLLYRLTGDDKYLYRATSFASFINTEEFLRDARLPDNPESLYEGIAGTVCYLSDLLVPDKAEFPFQDVFSTYMF
- the LOC125061586 gene encoding glutamate receptor ionotropic, kainate glr-3-like isoform X1; its protein translation is MHFMANISYWKSLTDLSVIISIFKFKNVGNVILLHCFELQHFHQAQKMFIENNMRVAVSHINDISAHNWLYQYSRLGVVVDTSCNLWETSFSAFHEPFQSPLSWILKSDDISKTKDILSQYPIEFTSDVNVLCNRSGSYKIYDLYNKRYNLKDNFILSEIGYWDGNLFLLTKRNKQLTGVRLQITVVYPDPIRNVTFNHFLNLHKRSQIDSLHKLKFFTLIMYLRDMYNFTYNLQRTASWGYLRNGSFDGLVGALQRKESDIGGTSVFFRKDRCEVIDYVAETWGSRICFIFRHPKHPGGSFAIYARPLVNAVWYSTVGLLLFIGAFLYSLLKLNTFLRLGGSEDTTPSLTALFVFSALGQQGMSIHRGSTAVKITIFITFMFTLTLYQYYNAMLVSTLLREPPKTIRTLTELLNSNLKIGVEDVVYNRDYLKRTTDPVAKALYREKVVTARENNFYPPIKGMELVKSGGFAFHVDTIIAYPIMRWSFTESEICEVQEVYMIPPQKMGAILQKRSPYKEHVRLGIRKMMETGVMSRLKAIWDEAKPPCVRTPGTRAFSVNIQEFSTALILLGIGNILALTVLVIENIVFIVSKNSK
- the LOC125061586 gene encoding uncharacterized protein LOC125061586 isoform X2, with protein sequence MHFMANISYWKSLTDLSVIISIFKFKNVGNVILLHCFELQHFHQAQKMFIENNMRVAVSHINDISAHNWLYQYSRLGVVVDTSCNLWETSFSAFHEPFQSPLSWILKSDDISKTKDILSQYPIEFTSDVNVLCNRSGSYKIYDLYNKRYNLKDNFILSEIGYWDGNLFLLTKRNKQLTGVRLQITVVYPDPIRNVTFNHFLNLHKRSQIDSLHKLKFFTLIMYLRDMYNFTYNLQRTASWGYLRNGSFDGLVGALQRKESDIGGTSVFFRKDRCEVIDYVAETWGSRLGGSEDTTPSLTALFVFSALGQQGMSIHRGSTAVKITIFITFMFTLTLYQYYNAMLVSTLLREPPKTIRTLTELLNSNLKIGVEDVVYNRDYLKRTTDPVAKALYREKVVTARENNFYPPIKGMELVKSGGFAFHVDTIIAYPIMRWSFTESEICEVQEVYMIPPQKMGAILQKRSPYKEHVRLGIRKMMETGVMSRLKAIWDEAKPPCVRTPGTRAFSVNIQEFSTALILLGIGNILALTVLVIENIVFIVSKNSK
- the LOC125061586 gene encoding uncharacterized protein LOC125061586 isoform X3, with translation MHFMANISYWKSLTDLSVIISIFKFKNVGNVILLHCFELQHFHQAQKMFIENNMRVAVSHINDISAHNWLYQYSRLGVVVDTSCNLWETSFSAFHEPFQSPLSWILKSDDISKTKDILSQYPIEFTSDVNVLCNRSGSYKIYDLYNKRYNLKDNFILSEIGYWDGNLFLLTKRNKQLTGVRLQITVVYPDPIRNVTFNHFLNLHKRSQIDSLHKLKFFTLIMYLRDMYNFTYNLQRTASWGYLRNGSFDGLVGALQRKESDIGGTSVFFRKDRCEVIDYVAETWGSRICFIFRHPKHPGGSFAIYARPLVNAVWYSTVGLLLFIGAFLYSLLKLNTFLRLGGSEDTTPSLTALFVFSALGQQGMSIHRGSTAVKITIFITFMFTLTLYQYYNAMLVSTLLREPPKTIRTLTELLNSNLKIGVEDVVYNRDYLKNKENDGNWSNEQIEGYMGRSEASLCTYTWHTRFFSQHTRVLYCAYSAWYWEYSCSYCIGY
- the LOC125061586 gene encoding uncharacterized protein LOC125061586 isoform X4 — its product is MHFMANISYWKSLTDLSVIISIFKFKNVGNVILLHCFELQHFHQAQKMFIENNMRVAVSHINDISAHNWLYQYSRLGVVVDTSCNLWETSFSAFHEPFQSPLSWILKSDDISKTKDILSQYPIEFTSDVNVLCNRSGSYKIYDLYNKRYNLKDNFILSEIGYWDGNLFLLTKRNKQLTGVRLQITVVYPDPIRNVTFNHFLNLHKRSQIDSLHKLKFFTLIMYLRDMYNFTYNLQRTASWGYLRNGSFDGLVGALQRKESDIGGTSVFFRKDRCEVIDYVAETWGSRNVNT
- the LOC125061586 gene encoding uncharacterized protein LOC125061586 isoform X5, translated to MLLKLGEAGMSIHRGSTAVKITIFITFMFTLTLYQYYNAMLVSTLLREPPKTIRTLTELLNSNLKIGVEDVVYNRDYLKRTTDPVAKALYREKVVTARENNFYPPIKGMELVKSGGFAFHVDTIIAYPIMRWSFTESEICEVQEVYMIPPQKMGAILQKRSPYKEHVRLGIRKMMETGVMSRLKAIWDEAKPPCVRTPGTRAFSVNIQEFSTALILLGIGNILALTVLVIENIVFIVSKNSK